GGAGCGACGCCGGCCGACGACACCGGCATCGCCGATCCGGCGATTCCCCTGGGCCGCTGGAGCGTGCGCGGGATTCACCGTCATGGTCCCGCGGCCGGCTGGGCGACGTTCAGCGACATCGCCGTCTACAGCGACAGCGTCGCGCCGCGGGAACTGGCGGAGTTCCTCGTCTCCGGTGCGGACGAGGAGGACATCCTGCGGACGAGCCGGTACAGCGCGTCACGACTCGGCTTTCAGTGGCATGGGACGGACATGGCACTGACGGGGGAGGCGGACTACGTGCAGGACCTCGTCCAGCCTCAGAGGCACGCGCTGCACCGGGTCCCCGACCTCTCCTTCACCGGCGCCCGCGGGCTCGGCCACGGTCTCGGCCTTGAATGGGGCGCGCGGTTGACCCACTACCAGCGCGAGCAGTGGCCGGACGGCCTGCGGGTGGACGTGCGGCCCGAGCTCACCTGGCGGGCCGCTCCGGTGCGTCACTTCCGCATGGACACCCGCGTGGCGTTGCGCGAGACCCTCTACCGGCTCGATACCGTCGAGGGCGGTTTCGCTGCGGCGGGCGGCCACACCGGCGGCCTCGCCCGCAACGGTGCGCGGGAGCTGATGGAATTCCGCTGGCGGCTGACCACGGCGCTGAGCCGGACCTACCGCTGGAACATCGGCGGCTCGAACCGGGTCCGGCACGTGCTGGAGCCGGCGGTGGAGTACCTGTTCATTCCCGCCACGGATCAGGACGAGTTGCCAATATGGGACCCGGTCGACCGCGTCCGGCGCCGCAACATACTGACGGTCGCCTTGAACAACCGCTTCTGGGGCTCCCTCGAGGGGTTGGAAGCACCGGCTCCAGGCGGCGGTTCCGAGGAACCCGACGTCCGCGCCCCCCAGTCGACCGTCGCGCCCTTCGGCCGCGCCTTCGTCACCGCCAGTCTCGACATCGACAAGGCGCGCGCGGGTGAGGACGGTCTCTCCGAAGTGGGTTTGGGCTTGTCACTGGATCCCGTCAGCCGCTTGCACGCGTCCCTGGACCTGGGAATGGAGCCCGGTCCCTGGAACCTCCGAAGGGCCGCCCTGGAGTTCTCGCTTTCCGACGCCGCGCCCGTGGAAACGAGCGTGCCCGACCGGGACTTCCGGCGACCCAGCAGCTTGTCCCTGGGGTATCGGTTCATTCGGGCAAATGCCCTGTCGCCCCTGGCGCACCACGCCAATCTGGATCTCCTGGCGGACTGCCCCGGGGACCCCCGATGCACTCCGCGGGACTCCTTGAACGGCGTGCACGCCGGCGCCGTGCTGCGGGCGACGGACAGGATGCTGCTGCTCTACGATGGCAACTACGACGGCGCCGAGGGCCGGTGGGACGGAAACGAACTGGGAATCAAGTATCTTTCCGGATGCGAGTGCTGGACCTTGACCCTGTCCGTGGAGCAGCGCACCAATCCGGACCGGACGAGCATCGGCTTCAAGTTCGACCTTCTCGGCTTGGGAACCTGAACGGCCCGTATTTTGCGTTTCCCACGGGCATGACCTTCAAGACGCTGTGGATTGTCGCATGGCTCCTGACATGGCTTCTTCTGCAAGACCGGCCGGCGCGGAGCCAGCCGGCGGAACCCCCCGCGGAAGCCTCCGGCGCGGCGGTGCGCGACGCCGGCGGTGATCACGCCGATGACGCCGGCACGGTGACCCTGAACTTCGACGGCGCCGATCTGGTCGACGTCATTCACGTCTTCGCGCGCCACTTGCGCTTCAATTTCACCATCGACCCGGATGTCCGGGGCGCCGTCACCATCTTCAGCGGCCAGCCCGTGCGGCGCGCCGACCTGCTGCCGATCTTTCACGAGCTGCTGCGCATCCACGACGCCGTCGCCATCCGGCAGGCCGGCCTTTACCGGATCACCACCGTTGCCACGGGGCTCGGGGCCGCGTCGCCGGACGGCCGCGGAGACGCGGGGTTCGCCATGCGCATCACCCCCGTCCGGTTCTTCCCGGCGTCGGCGATGAAGGGGCTGCTGGCGCCGTTCCTCGGCGCGGGCGGGACGATACTGGAGCACGCCCGCGGCAACTATCTGGTTATCGTCGATCTGCCGTCAAATATTCGCCGTCTGGTTGAGATCATGGAGTTGATCGACGTCGAGGTGTTCGCGGGCACGCGCATGGACCTGTATGAGCCCAGGGCGGCCAGGGCACAGGATCTCGCGCGCGAGTTGTCCGCCGCCATGCGCCTTTTCGCCGCCGCCGAGATGCAGGGCGATGCGTTCGCCGCCCGGTTCCTGCCGTTGCCGCGGATCAACCGGCTGCTGGTGGTCGCCTACAGCGAGGCGGCCCGGCGCTACGTGCAACGCTGGCTCGAACGCCTCGACGTGGCCACCCGGACTCCGGGACGGAAGGTGTTCATCCGGCCCGTGGAGAACGGCGACGCGGTCGCGCTCGCACGAGTGCTCAACGAGTTGTATCGACCCGGAAACCGCTCCGCCGGGAAGGCGAAGTCGCCGTCGCGCCGGCGCGGGCTCGATGACCTGCCCGAGTTGTACGCCGCCGAAGAAGCGCT
The nucleotide sequence above comes from Deltaproteobacteria bacterium. Encoded proteins:
- the lptD gene encoding LPS assembly protein LptD, encoding MAAWAAACWWTFLPVALVHAQSPDVGEPIEVSAEDTIEATPHTIRARGSVEIRRGATVFGADAVDLDHARRTLRAQGSVRLDDPRYRLRATELEMNLDDETATILDAEVFVEEGRIRLGGSRVEKFTGQTYEIRDGRFTTCLCEEGASPWRIAAGRLRLEEGAKTVVNDATFYVYDVPVLYLPYASFPYLTERTTGLLVPSFGWSRRDGFLYRQPFFWALDKSNDATLDLAVESRARVGLSAQYRTVLGRTTAARLNLSYFNERMRGATPADDTGIADPAIPLGRWSVRGIHRHGPAAGWATFSDIAVYSDSVAPRELAEFLVSGADEEDILRTSRYSASRLGFQWHGTDMALTGEADYVQDLVQPQRHALHRVPDLSFTGARGLGHGLGLEWGARLTHYQREQWPDGLRVDVRPELTWRAAPVRHFRMDTRVALRETLYRLDTVEGGFAAAGGHTGGLARNGARELMEFRWRLTTALSRTYRWNIGGSNRVRHVLEPAVEYLFIPATDQDELPIWDPVDRVRRRNILTVALNNRFWGSLEGLEAPAPGGGSEEPDVRAPQSTVAPFGRAFVTASLDIDKARAGEDGLSEVGLGLSLDPVSRLHASLDLGMEPGPWNLRRAALEFSLSDAAPVETSVPDRDFRRPSSLSLGYRFIRANALSPLAHHANLDLLADCPGDPRCTPRDSLNGVHAGAVLRATDRMLLLYDGNYDGAEGRWDGNELGIKYLSGCECWTLTLSVEQRTNPDRTSIGFKFDLLGLGT